In the genome of Leishmania panamensis strain MHOM/PA/94/PSC-1 chromosome 17 sequence, one region contains:
- a CDS encoding myo-inositol-1(or 4)-monophosphatase 1, putative (TriTrypDB/GeneDB-style sysID: LpmP.17.1360) codes for MTQFSLTEDELDDALGLAIHTANAAAFIMNSAVDERTSGTLEVQTKTNAADLVTPCEKQCREEVLNILRAGTPSYAILSGEMHREAVLGDGPTWIVGPIDGTISFAHGLFDCCISIALALRKEPVLSVVCAPRLQEVFTAVKNRGAFSNGQRIHVSLATSLKESVVLLHQGCSRSDAAVKSVTAMQVALAKLPVQGLRCSGSAALDMCLVAAGRAELCWGVGVNPWDVAAGVIMVREAGGVVLDAESADTFDLTRRGVCCGCSLDIAKQGVELSLKQN; via the coding sequence ATGACGCAGTTCTCCCTCACGGAAGACGAGCTGGATGATGCTCTTGGCCTCGCCATCCACACCGCAAACGCGGCAGCCTTCATAATGAACAGCGCAGTTGACGAGAGGACAAGCGGCACCCTCGAAGTGCAGACGAAGACCAACGCGGCAGATCTCGTGACGCCGTGCGAAAAACAGtgcagggaggaggtgctgaatATCCTGCGCGCAGGCACTCCATCATATGCTATTCTGAGCGGGGAGATGCATCGAGAGGCGGTGCTCGGTGACGGCCCCACGTGGATCGTCGGCCCGATTGATGGGACCATTAGTTTTGCGCACGGTCTCTTTGACTGCTGCATCTCCATCGCATTAGCCCTTCGCAAGGAGCCGGTACTGAGTGTCGTGTGTGCCCCACGCCTGCAGGAAGTCTTCACCGCCGTCAAGAACCGTGGCGCCTTCAGCAACGGCCAGCGCATTCACGTCTCGTTGGCAACATCGCTGAAAGAAAGCGTTGTGCTGCTCCACCAAGGCTGCAGCCGTAGCGATGCTGCCGTGAAGAGTGTGACAGCAAtgcaggtggcgctggcAAAGCTCCCCGTACAGGGATTGCGGTGCAGTGGGTCGGCAGCGCTGGATATGTGCCTTGTCGCGGCCGGGCGAGCGGAGCTGTGCTGGGGAGTGGGCGTGAACCCGTGGGATGTGGCGGCAGGGGTGATTATGGTGCGTGAGGCAGGCGGCGTTGTGCTTGACGCCGAAAGCGCCGATACCTTCG